A stretch of DNA from Borrelia sp. A-FGy1:
AAATCATCTCGCTGAATCATAAATTTAACTTTAAAACTTGTTGTTGCATCTTTAGTATTACTAAGCTGAAATATAGCAAACTTGAAACTAGAATGCACATCCTTAAATCTTTTTTTGTTTTCAAACTGGTAAATATAGTTAATTTTGTAATTATTAAATATATATTTTCTTAATACTCTAGAGCTATACCCATTCCAAAGGTTAAAAGGCACAAGGTAAGTCAAATTACCACCTGGTTTTATTAGCTTTAAGCTAAAAGCAGTAAAGTACTTGAAAAGATTTGGATCACCACCACTAGAAAAGCATTTAAAATCAAACTTATAAATATTATTAAGAGCAGTTATGCTACTCTTTTCTTTGATGTACTGAATAGACAGAGGATGATTATTTTTACCTAGTATTTCTTTTTTTATTTTGTTTTGAGCTTCTATACTTAGTTTTCTATAAGAGGGGATATGCTTTGCAAAAAACTCAGACTCATCAAACTTAGTTTTTTCCCAAGGAGGATTTCCAATCACAATATCAAATCCTTCCTCTGCATCAGGAAATTCAACCCCATAATGAAATACTTTATAATAACTGCTTATTTTTTTAATTTTCTCTATATTTTCTTTATCTGGGTCACTAGTTTTGTTATTTAAAATATTTTTAACTAAATTAGATACATAGGAATCACTAAGATCTATACCTTCTTTTATCTTTAAAGCTTTAGCAAAAGATAACTTGTAAATATTAATTAAAGAAAATATAATTCCTAAATTATTTTTATTCTCACTTTTCTCATATTCTTTGTATATCCTTCTAGACTCATCTTCTTCTTTCTTAGTAGTATCATTAATACCATTAATTTTTTGATAACTATCTTTTAAAATAACTATAATCTCTTCAATTTTCTTCCTAAATAAAGGATAGTCAGTTTGAAATTTCTTACTTGCAATGATAAAAAATTCATCCTTGGTATATCCAAGCAAAGAATTTCCTACCCTTATATGATGCTCAATAAAGCTTGGTGGGGTTGCAAAAATGAATGAGTTAACCCACAGACTTAGCTTAGTAAGCTCAACTGAAATGGGATTAATGTCTACCCCATAAATACATCTTTTAAGTAGCATTCTTTTAAGAACTGTCTCTTTGCTTATAGAATCCTCTTGCACACCATATTTTCTAGCCTCATCCAAAATACGCTTATACTGCATGTCAAGCTCTTTTTCTACGTCCCTAAACTCAGAAAGCCTGTCCCATACCCTTTTAGTCAAATAGTCTAGGCAGGAGACTAAAAAGTTCCCTGATCCACAAGAATTATCAATTATTTTTATATCTAGAGGATATTTAGTTTCTAGTTGCTTGTCAATTGAAGAGGCCGCCATAAAGTCAACCAAACCTTTTGGAGTATAATATGCTCCACTTGTCTTTCTGCAAAGAGACCTTGAAGTAAGGTAAATATTTACTTTACTTTCATATTCACTAGAAGAGCTTAAGTTAGTGCTTGTGACCCTTAGCTCATATTCAAGCAATGCTTCTTGTAACTCTCCAATGATAGTAAAATCAAGCTTACTATACTCTGCATATTTACCCTCTTCTGCATTTTCTTTGCTAAAGAAAAGCATTTTAGTCAAAATATCTTCAAGCTGGACAGCATTTAACAAGTTTTTATTATTCAAATAACAGGCCTTTTCTTTTGAAAACAAGCCACCACTTGATACAGGAAAATTTAGTAGACCGATATTTCCTTTATCAAAGGCATCAAAAATTGTTACTAGTTTGCTATATCCTTCCTCTTTCCTTATAACCTTACTATAAAGGCAATGCCTCAAAGATATAAAAGATTTATATGTAGCATTTTCTTCCAAAATTGCCTTAAAAGGCTCATTGTCCTCAATATAGGCTATAAAAAATAACCTTAGAGCAAATATAATTGATTCTTCTAGTATTTGATCTAGGTCAACTTTAGTAACTTCTTTACCTTGTATACTAAATTCTTCTTTATATATGGCTTTTGCTACCTTAAATACTATGCAGTCATCTGTATTTTTATAAATCACATTCTTTAGAGTCTTCTTAATTGCTTCTTTTTCTTCCTCTAGCATTAACTCACTTATTTTGGTGCTTTTTTCACTACTCATGCCTTAACTTTACAAACAAAATTCAGAAAGTATCTATTATTGGCTTTTTAAAATTTTACAAAAGTAAACATAAGAATGGCTTTACTAAAAACACTTGAAAATATTATCTTCTCCATACCAAAAGTAAGTCTAGATCAATCTTTTCTAATTAGAAGCTTATTGCCTATTTTTCTACTTATATTATTCTTTACTGTTATTTTTATTTGCTTCCCTTTCTTCTTTACTTAATGCCTGCTGCCTATTATGCTCCGCTTTTCTTGATATTCTGCTTTGCATAAAAACCTTATCTATTGCCCTCTCTATATCTCTAGCCTCATCACTAGTCTTTCTCTCCTGTTCTTTCTTTTCCTTATATCTAAAATATAGAATATCTTCCTCTCTACTACCTTTAGTACTGCCTAGAATATCTTTGCCAAAAATTAGACTAATAAGCTTAATAACTAAAACACCACACAAGTAAATACAGCAGATAAAAACAGCTGCTATAGCTATCACTGATATAACTATCTTATTGTTACTCATAGCAATCCTCTCCATACTTAAGTAGTACTGCTATATTATCGTTTTAGTATACAAATTGCTGATATTTTGTTGTTGCTGCTATTCTTGCTCTAAATGAGATTATCTTTTTTTCTTTTTAAATCTAATGTCTCTTTTACTAAATCCTTGATCTGTCCAACTGAGATTGTTAAGAATGCTACTGCATTAGTAAGAGAGGAAATAGAAGCTATATTCTCTTCTGTATTTACTGCATACAAAGCATCACAAGCTTCTTTACTTAGGAAAAGAGTATAGATAAGCATGAAATTAGATAATAAGATACTTGCAAAGTTATATATAAGGATATGAATGATGGCAACATTGCTACTACTTGCAAAGTATTCTTCAAAAACAAAGTTCGGACCTAAATTTTTAATTACAAATTCATCTATTTTCTTTTTAAGGTCACCTTCATTTATATCTAGACTAGATACATCATCTAGTGTTTTATTTGCAAAAAGTATTATTATTAATGACTGGCTTAGTTTGGCAAGTACATCATCAACAACAGAACTATCATATCCAGTATCTAGCAGCTTCCAAAAGGCATCATAAACTGCTTCCATTGCAACCTTTAGCTTGTAAATAAGTGTTGCAATTATTCTTT
This window harbors:
- a CDS encoding class I SAM-dependent DNA methyltransferase, with amino-acid sequence MSSEKSTKISELMLEEEKEAIKKTLKNVIYKNTDDCIVFKVAKAIYKEEFSIQGKEVTKVDLDQILEESIIFALRLFFIAYIEDNEPFKAILEENATYKSFISLRHCLYSKVIRKEEGYSKLVTIFDAFDKGNIGLLNFPVSSGGLFSKEKACYLNNKNLLNAVQLEDILTKMLFFSKENAEEGKYAEYSKLDFTIIGELQEALLEYELRVTSTNLSSSSEYESKVNIYLTSRSLCRKTSGAYYTPKGLVDFMAASSIDKQLETKYPLDIKIIDNSCGSGNFLVSCLDYLTKRVWDRLSEFRDVEKELDMQYKRILDEARKYGVQEDSISKETVLKRMLLKRCIYGVDINPISVELTKLSLWVNSFIFATPPSFIEHHIRVGNSLLGYTKDEFFIIASKKFQTDYPLFRKKIEEIIVILKDSYQKINGINDTTKKEEDESRRIYKEYEKSENKNNLGIIFSLINIYKLSFAKALKIKEGIDLSDSYVSNLVKNILNNKTSDPDKENIEKIKKISSYYKVFHYGVEFPDAEEGFDIVIGNPPWEKTKFDESEFFAKHIPSYRKLSIEAQNKIKKEILGKNNHPLSIQYIKEKSSITALNNIYKFDFKCFSSGGDPNLFKYFTAFSLKLIKPGGNLTYLVPFNLWNGYSSRVLRKYIFNNYKINYIYQFENKKRFKDVHSSFKFAIFQLSNTKDATTSFKVKFMIQRDDFLKKITRDLELGKESPYRGIKLTISQVRKLSPIYESIVEVKDKEELRLVSKIFSSFSVLSKEYIDFKSGLELSTSKLKSLVKDHNSSNHVFLFSGANIHQYNSNFFTSSRAKEKSNLFWIDKKDLEKILTKNEQYQIERILYRSVARNTDERTMISTLSPKNCYCTSTLFTSYEKAPISIYKKLFVVSILNSLVFDFTLRRFVNLHVCKSWLYQCPMPQPEEEEIISNPLCLALIKNTALLVAKNDPANFAYLLNLKYLGFNKESVREILALDKEDEFFCQREAENNFIVASLYSLTKQEFSILLSDFRVLKNKKGKDYILFLKKGYKNYLLANRIAKAA